A DNA window from Streptomyces sp. B21-083 contains the following coding sequences:
- a CDS encoding nitrate/nitrite transporter encodes MTAPSTAPAPPSRGGRWIQQWDPEDETFWNETGEKVAKRNLLFSVLSEHIGFSIWTMWSVLVLFMGPEYGLTPADKFLLTSMVTLVGAVVRVPYTFAIAIFGGRNWTIVSAGLLLIPTVAAFTVMKPGTSFNTLLLIGLLAGIGGGNFASSMTNINAFFPLRKKGWALGLNAGGGNIGVPVIQLVALAIIGASGGPRVLLGIYIPLIVIAAVLAALFMDNIASVKNDTGAAKDAAKDAHTWIMSFLYIGTFGSFIGYSFAFGQVLTNQFGRTPLEAAYVTFIGPLLGSLIRPVGGWLADKYGGAKITLYNYVGMGAATAVLIAASMEKSLVLFTVAFVVLFVLTGLGNGSTFKMIPGIFQAKALAKGLDGEAAAAYGRRLSGASMGLIGAVGALGGVGINLAFRQSFLSYGSGTGAFVAFLAFYAACFLVTWAVYLRRPATAQAAESSGSEAKPQLSYAEV; translated from the coding sequence ATGACAGCCCCTAGCACAGCCCCCGCACCCCCAAGCAGGGGCGGCCGCTGGATCCAGCAGTGGGATCCGGAGGACGAGACCTTCTGGAACGAGACCGGAGAGAAGGTCGCCAAGCGGAACCTTCTCTTCTCCGTCCTGTCCGAGCACATCGGGTTCTCGATCTGGACCATGTGGTCCGTGCTGGTGCTCTTCATGGGCCCGGAGTACGGGCTCACGCCGGCGGACAAGTTCCTGCTGACCTCGATGGTGACGCTGGTCGGAGCCGTGGTCCGCGTCCCCTACACCTTCGCCATCGCGATCTTCGGCGGCCGGAACTGGACCATCGTCTCCGCCGGCCTCCTGCTCATCCCCACCGTCGCCGCGTTCACGGTGATGAAGCCGGGAACCTCCTTCAACACGCTCCTGCTGATCGGCCTGCTGGCGGGTATCGGCGGTGGCAACTTCGCCTCGTCCATGACCAACATCAACGCCTTCTTCCCCCTCCGTAAGAAGGGGTGGGCCCTCGGCCTGAACGCGGGCGGTGGCAACATCGGGGTGCCGGTCATCCAGCTGGTGGCGCTCGCGATCATCGGTGCCAGCGGCGGCCCCCGGGTGCTGCTGGGGATCTACATCCCGCTGATCGTCATCGCGGCCGTCCTCGCCGCGCTCTTCATGGACAACATCGCGTCCGTGAAGAACGACACCGGCGCCGCGAAGGACGCCGCGAAGGACGCGCACACCTGGATCATGTCCTTCCTCTACATCGGCACGTTCGGTTCGTTCATCGGATACAGCTTCGCCTTCGGGCAGGTGCTGACCAACCAGTTCGGCCGGACCCCGCTGGAGGCGGCGTACGTCACCTTCATCGGCCCGCTGCTCGGCTCTCTTATCCGGCCTGTGGGCGGGTGGCTGGCCGACAAGTACGGCGGCGCGAAGATCACGCTGTACAACTACGTCGGCATGGGCGCGGCGACCGCGGTCCTCATCGCGGCCAGCATGGAGAAGTCGCTGGTCCTGTTCACCGTCGCGTTCGTGGTGCTGTTCGTCCTCACGGGCCTCGGCAACGGCTCGACGTTCAAGATGATCCCCGGCATCTTCCAGGCGAAGGCGCTGGCCAAGGGCCTGGACGGAGAAGCCGCCGCTGCCTACGGGCGCCGTCTCTCCGGTGCCTCCATGGGCCTGATCGGCGCGGTCGGCGCGCTCGGTGGCGTCGGCATCAACCTCGCCTTCCGGCAGTCCTTCCTCTCCTACGGCTCCGGAACCGGCGCGTTCGTCGCCTTCCTCGCCTTCTACGCCGCCTGCTTCCTGGTGACCTGGGCCGTATACCTTCGCCGCCCGGCGACCGCACAGGCGGCCGAATCCTCAGGCTCCGAAGCAAAGCCGCAGCTCAGCTACGCCGAGGTGTGA
- a CDS encoding DUF5753 domain-containing protein produces MEYRISHRIKRQAILHRNQPPRYTAIIHEAALRMRFGGPEVARAQLEHLAEMSEHPYITVRVIPFDGTAFPTVGHGLDYAYGPVRALDTAQLDAAHGSELIDSVAQLAKYRLVLDHMQEVTLEPETSLDLIHRIAQDI; encoded by the coding sequence ATCGAATACCGCATCTCCCACCGCATCAAGCGCCAGGCCATCCTGCACCGGAACCAACCACCGCGGTACACGGCGATCATCCACGAGGCCGCCCTGCGCATGCGGTTCGGCGGCCCGGAAGTAGCCCGCGCCCAACTGGAACACCTCGCCGAGATGAGCGAACACCCGTACATCACCGTCCGCGTGATCCCCTTCGACGGCACCGCGTTCCCCACTGTCGGCCATGGTCTGGACTATGCGTACGGGCCGGTCCGCGCCCTCGATACGGCACAGCTCGACGCCGCACACGGCAGTGAACTCATCGACTCCGTCGCACAGTTGGCCAAGTACCGACTCGTCCTCGACCACATGCAGGAGGTCACCTTGGAACCCGAGACCTCACTCGACCTCATCCACCGCATCGCTCAAGACATCTGA
- a CDS encoding DUF397 domain-containing protein — translation MTELNWQKSTYSEEASSCVEIAVTPAAIRIRDSKHTDGPISPSLSPLGRASSRTQPHSAPASPATDTPASATSSV, via the coding sequence ATGACCGAACTCAACTGGCAGAAGTCCACGTACAGCGAGGAAGCCTCCTCCTGCGTCGAGATAGCAGTTACCCCGGCAGCGATCCGCATACGCGACTCGAAGCACACCGACGGCCCCATTTCACCGTCGCTCTCTCCGCTTGGGCGGGCTTCATCTCGCACACAACCGCACTCCGCCCCGGCCTCCCCCGCCACTGACACACCCGCCAGCGCCACCTCCTCCGTCTGA
- a CDS encoding acyltransferase family protein has protein sequence MTQRPTAGTTPADPTTTPPYGVPRQPAADEPPAPPKAAKPGRDRYLDLLRSIALVRVVVYHLFGWAWLTVLFPSMGVMFALAGSLMARSLKRPALGVIRGRIRRLLPPLWAFSALALTLMFLGGWDLGKDPDHSGTWGLVELLNYVIPIGAPPYPWSIGSKSGLLENTWAVQAAGPLWYLRAYLWFVFASPLLLWAFRRVPWVTLLAPLVLTAVVGTGLVAIPGETGNAVTDFAVYGGCWVLGFAHHEGLLKKIPRYVAVSCSALLMAFGIWWASGHQGPDGWDLNDIPLAQATWSFGFVVILLQYSPSWQELPGRLARWDRLITLSNNRAVTIYLWHNFLIMATVPLIDRLYDLPFMSDGMASALDTTYNLWMFVLVWPLIGLTILALGWIEDVAAKRSPQLWPDGAKRGGGRRRG, from the coding sequence ATGACCCAGCGACCTACGGCCGGCACGACACCGGCCGACCCGACGACCACACCCCCGTACGGCGTTCCGCGGCAGCCGGCCGCCGACGAGCCGCCCGCCCCGCCCAAGGCGGCGAAACCGGGCCGGGACCGCTACCTCGACCTGCTCCGCAGCATCGCGCTGGTCCGGGTCGTGGTGTACCACCTGTTCGGCTGGGCATGGCTGACCGTGCTGTTCCCGTCCATGGGCGTGATGTTCGCGCTCGCCGGCTCCCTGATGGCCCGTTCCCTGAAGCGCCCGGCGCTCGGGGTGATCCGGGGCCGGATCCGGCGCCTGCTGCCCCCGCTGTGGGCGTTCAGCGCGCTGGCGCTGACGCTGATGTTCCTGGGCGGCTGGGACCTGGGCAAGGATCCCGACCACAGCGGCACCTGGGGCCTGGTCGAACTCCTCAACTACGTCATCCCGATCGGCGCCCCGCCCTACCCCTGGAGCATCGGCTCCAAGTCCGGGCTCCTGGAGAACACCTGGGCGGTCCAGGCCGCGGGCCCGCTCTGGTATCTGCGGGCCTACCTGTGGTTCGTGTTCGCCTCGCCGCTGCTGCTGTGGGCGTTCCGCCGGGTCCCGTGGGTGACGCTGCTCGCCCCACTGGTCCTGACAGCGGTCGTCGGCACCGGCCTGGTGGCGATCCCCGGTGAGACGGGCAACGCGGTGACCGACTTCGCGGTGTACGGCGGCTGCTGGGTACTGGGCTTCGCCCACCACGAGGGCCTGCTGAAGAAGATCCCGCGCTATGTCGCCGTGTCCTGCTCGGCCCTTCTCATGGCCTTCGGCATCTGGTGGGCCTCGGGTCACCAGGGCCCCGACGGCTGGGACCTGAACGACATTCCGCTGGCCCAGGCGACCTGGTCGTTCGGGTTCGTGGTGATCCTGCTCCAGTACTCCCCGTCGTGGCAGGAACTGCCGGGCCGCCTGGCCAGGTGGGACAGGCTGATCACCCTCTCCAACAACCGAGCGGTCACGATCTATCTCTGGCACAACTTCCTGATCATGGCCACGGTTCCCCTGATCGACCGCCTCTACGACCTCCCCTTCATGTCCGACGGCATGGCGTCCGCGCTGGACACGACGTACAACCTCTGGATGTTCGTCCTGGTCTGGCCCCTGATCGGCCTCACGATCCTGGCACTGGGCTGGATCGAGGACGTCGCCGCGAAACGAAGCCCACAGCTGTGGCCGGACGGGGCGAAGCGCGGGGGCGGACGACGCCGGGGGTGA
- a CDS encoding glycosyltransferase, with the protein MASRTRRHGAPNGAGGAARRRRLPMRLLLPSLILLAMMAMLMLRGYVHSEILADHRIQPEASADRVPEKILEGGPVIDTRSGQTTSLRLPDHRLVLTFDDGPDPKWTPKVLDVLKKHHAHAVFFVTGTMASRYPELVRRMVDEGHEVGLHTFNHPDLSFQSKARIDWELSQNQLALAGAAGIRTSLFRPPYSSSADAMDNKSWPVTQYIGKRGYITVVNDTDSEDWRKPGVDAIIREATPKGGKGAIVLMHDSGGDRHQTVEALDRFLPEMKERGYTFQNLTEALDAPSAHTPVAGVELAKGRAWTFLVQASDDITDVLVVCLAVIGVLVFSRFGLMLLLSVLHARRTRRPDFSWGSPITEPVSVLVPAYNEAKCIEATVRSLMRSEHPIEVIVIDDGSSDGTARIVEDMGLPNVRVVRQLNAGKPAALNRGVANARYDLIVMMDGDTVFEPGTVRELVQPFGDARVGAVAGNAKVGNKDSMIGAWQHIEYVMGFNLDRRMYDVLGCMPTIPGAVGAFRRSALKRVGGMSDDTLAEDTDITMALHRDGWKVVYAENARAWTEAPESVQQLWSQRYRWSYGTMQAIWKHRRSVIERGPSGRFGRVGLPFVSLFMVVAPLLAPLIDVFLLYGLVFGPTERTVLAWLGVLAIQLVCAAYAFRLDREKMTHLISLPLQQVLYRQLMYVVLLQSWITALTGGRLRWQKLRRTGVVGSAPDAVPAARTSAGGDRRPVA; encoded by the coding sequence ATGGCATCCCGCACCCGCCGCCACGGCGCCCCGAACGGCGCCGGGGGCGCCGCCCGGCGCCGACGGCTGCCCATGCGCCTGCTGCTTCCCTCGCTCATCCTGCTCGCCATGATGGCGATGCTGATGCTGCGCGGGTACGTGCACAGCGAAATACTCGCCGACCACCGCATCCAGCCCGAGGCCTCCGCGGACCGGGTGCCGGAGAAGATCCTGGAGGGCGGCCCGGTCATCGACACCAGAAGCGGCCAGACCACCAGCCTCCGGCTGCCCGACCACCGGCTCGTCCTCACGTTCGACGACGGCCCGGACCCCAAGTGGACCCCCAAGGTCCTGGACGTCCTCAAGAAGCACCACGCCCACGCCGTCTTCTTCGTCACCGGCACCATGGCCTCGCGCTACCCGGAGCTCGTACGACGCATGGTGGACGAGGGCCATGAGGTCGGGCTGCACACCTTCAACCACCCCGACCTCTCCTTCCAGTCGAAGGCCAGGATCGACTGGGAGCTGTCCCAGAACCAGCTGGCGCTCGCCGGTGCGGCGGGCATCCGTACGTCTCTGTTCCGGCCGCCGTACTCCTCCTCCGCCGACGCCATGGACAACAAGTCGTGGCCGGTCACGCAGTACATCGGCAAGCGCGGCTACATCACCGTCGTCAACGACACGGACAGCGAGGACTGGCGCAAGCCGGGCGTCGACGCGATCATCCGCGAGGCCACCCCCAAGGGCGGCAAGGGCGCGATCGTCCTCATGCACGACTCCGGCGGCGACCGCCACCAGACCGTCGAGGCCCTCGACCGCTTCCTGCCCGAGATGAAGGAGCGGGGGTACACGTTCCAGAACCTCACCGAGGCCCTCGACGCGCCCAGCGCGCACACCCCGGTCGCCGGCGTCGAACTGGCGAAGGGCAGGGCGTGGACGTTCCTGGTCCAGGCCTCCGACGACATCACCGACGTGCTGGTCGTCTGCCTCGCGGTCATCGGCGTCCTGGTGTTCAGCCGCTTCGGCCTGATGCTGCTGCTCTCCGTCCTGCACGCCCGCCGCACCCGGCGCCCCGACTTCAGCTGGGGTTCGCCGATCACCGAACCGGTGTCGGTGCTCGTCCCGGCGTACAACGAGGCCAAGTGCATCGAAGCCACCGTGCGTTCACTGATGCGGAGCGAGCATCCGATCGAGGTGATCGTCATCGACGACGGGTCGAGCGACGGCACGGCCCGCATCGTCGAGGACATGGGCCTGCCGAACGTACGCGTCGTGCGCCAGCTCAACGCGGGCAAGCCCGCCGCCCTCAACAGGGGTGTGGCGAACGCCCGTTACGACCTGATCGTGATGATGGACGGCGACACCGTCTTCGAGCCCGGCACGGTCCGCGAACTCGTCCAGCCCTTCGGTGACGCGCGCGTGGGCGCCGTCGCCGGCAACGCCAAGGTCGGCAACAAGGACTCCATGATCGGCGCCTGGCAGCACATCGAGTACGTGATGGGCTTCAACCTGGACCGCCGTATGTACGACGTCCTGGGCTGTATGCCGACGATCCCCGGCGCGGTCGGCGCGTTCCGTCGCTCCGCCCTGAAGCGGGTCGGCGGGATGAGCGACGACACGCTCGCCGAGGACACCGACATCACGATGGCCCTGCACCGCGACGGCTGGAAGGTCGTGTACGCGGAGAACGCCCGCGCCTGGACCGAGGCCCCGGAATCCGTCCAGCAGCTGTGGTCCCAGCGCTACCGCTGGTCGTACGGCACCATGCAGGCGATCTGGAAGCACCGCCGCTCGGTGATCGAACGGGGTCCGTCGGGCCGCTTCGGCCGCGTCGGCCTGCCCTTCGTGTCGCTGTTCATGGTGGTGGCGCCGCTCCTCGCTCCCCTGATCGACGTGTTCCTGCTCTACGGGCTGGTGTTCGGCCCGACCGAGAGGACCGTCCTCGCCTGGCTCGGCGTCCTGGCCATCCAACTGGTCTGCGCGGCCTACGCGTTCCGTCTCGACCGCGAGAAGATGACCCACCTGATCTCGCTGCCCCTGCAACAGGTCCTCTACCGCCAGCTCATGTACGTCGTGCTGCTGCAGTCCTGGATCACCGCGCTCACCGGCGGCCGGCTGCGCTGGCAGAAACTCCGGCGCACCGGAGTCGTCGGCTCTGCGCCGGACGCCGTACCGGCCGCCCGGACGAGCGCCGGCGGCGACAGGAGGCCCGTGGCATGA
- a CDS encoding LysR family transcriptional regulator, producing the protein MSAPKHLDPRLLRGFVAVAEELHFTRAAARLYVAQQALSRDIRRLERELGGEIFVRSTRRVTLSAEGERLLPYARRVLAAHDELLAAFGEIRPLLVDLNSPGLSTGRRVLHRARELAPECELMARFESGLAFAAGELLAGRLDASFGRFAGLDPGVRAGLDQQLVRYEPMAVVLPCDHRLAALPEVPLAALAGESVYAGAGNPRTPEWTDLACQLFEGRGIGIAPPAPLAVGDEEFQRVMAKTRAPVLAVVDFPALPGTVVRPLVDPVPLSPVSLVWRRGLTHPGVNALRLAAAQLTGEEGWLRRPVGGWIPARDIDIISVHK; encoded by the coding sequence ATGTCTGCACCGAAGCACCTCGACCCCCGCCTCCTGCGCGGCTTCGTCGCCGTGGCCGAAGAGCTGCACTTCACCCGGGCCGCCGCCCGCCTCTACGTGGCGCAGCAGGCGCTCAGCCGCGACATCCGGCGCCTGGAACGGGAGTTGGGCGGCGAAATCTTCGTACGGTCGACCCGGCGAGTGACCCTGTCGGCCGAGGGTGAGCGGCTGCTGCCGTACGCCCGGCGGGTGTTGGCGGCCCACGACGAACTGCTCGCCGCTTTCGGGGAGATACGGCCGCTGCTGGTGGACTTGAACTCGCCGGGGCTCTCGACCGGCCGGCGGGTGCTGCACCGGGCGCGTGAACTCGCCCCGGAGTGCGAGCTGATGGCCCGGTTCGAGAGCGGACTCGCCTTCGCGGCGGGCGAGTTGCTCGCTGGTCGGCTCGACGCGTCGTTCGGACGGTTCGCGGGCCTGGACCCGGGGGTGCGGGCGGGACTGGACCAACAGCTCGTGCGCTACGAGCCGATGGCGGTCGTCCTGCCCTGCGACCACCGGCTGGCCGCGCTGCCCGAGGTGCCGTTGGCAGCGCTGGCGGGGGAGAGCGTGTACGCCGGTGCGGGCAATCCCCGGACCCCGGAGTGGACCGATCTCGCATGTCAGCTGTTCGAGGGGCGCGGCATCGGGATCGCGCCGCCCGCGCCACTCGCTGTAGGCGACGAGGAGTTCCAGCGGGTCATGGCCAAGACGCGGGCCCCGGTCCTCGCCGTGGTGGATTTCCCGGCGCTGCCCGGGACGGTGGTGCGACCGCTGGTCGATCCCGTGCCGCTGTCCCCCGTGTCGCTGGTGTGGCGAAGGGGCCTGACGCACCCGGGAGTTAACGCTCTGCGACTGGCCGCGGCCCAGCTCACGGGGGAGGAGGGGTGGTTGCGGAGGCCTGTCGGTGGGTGGATTCCGGCCAGGGACATCGACATCATTTCGGTTCACAAGTGA
- a CDS encoding MFS transporter, which yields MPQPPPSPSPSPSPSPSPSLWCRPHSRPRSRPLPRPLPAVTQDTLVIADFGPRGRTRTTDGHRPPGPYRRLFAVPGARAFTAGNLIARLPMGMFSVSAVIMIAGSRGSYALAGAVTATGLAATGVVAPWTARLVDRYGQARIAVPATALAALGSLALLLCAHYGAPDWTLFAAYAATATTPNTGGMSRARWAHLLDGDEEALHTANSFEQAADELCFMLGPVLAAFLCGALFPEAGTLVGAVLMMTGVLLFAAQRSTEPPVRPRAEGLHKRATSPLRAPGMRPLLAVCLATGAVFGSMEVVTIAFADERGHRAAAGAVLALQAAGSCAAGLLYGALRPTGPAERRHPWCLAAMTALMTLPLLAAALTGSLLVLAGALLVAGTATAPTMITNMTLVQSRTPEGRLNEGMTLAVTGLLGGIACGSAAGGWAAEHVSPTAAYGVPLTAATSALLLSLLTRTNRSPGTHTSRGLSTRPS from the coding sequence ATGCCGCAGCCACCTCCATCGCCGTCGCCGTCGCCATCGCCATCGCCATCGCCATCGCTATGGTGCCGCCCGCACTCCCGGCCCCGCTCCCGACCACTCCCCCGGCCCCTCCCCGCCGTCACCCAGGACACCCTGGTGATCGCCGACTTCGGCCCGCGCGGCCGTACCCGTACGACGGACGGCCACCGTCCGCCCGGCCCCTACCGCCGCCTCTTCGCCGTCCCCGGCGCCCGTGCCTTCACCGCCGGGAACCTGATCGCCCGGCTCCCCATGGGCATGTTCAGCGTGAGCGCGGTCATCATGATCGCCGGGTCGCGCGGCTCGTACGCCCTGGCCGGAGCCGTCACCGCGACCGGGCTCGCCGCGACGGGCGTGGTCGCACCCTGGACCGCACGGCTCGTCGACCGGTACGGCCAGGCCCGAATCGCCGTACCAGCCACGGCACTTGCCGCCCTCGGCTCCCTCGCGCTGCTGCTCTGCGCGCACTACGGCGCCCCCGACTGGACCCTCTTCGCCGCCTACGCCGCCACCGCCACGACCCCCAACACCGGCGGCATGTCACGCGCCCGCTGGGCCCATCTCCTGGACGGCGACGAGGAAGCCCTGCACACCGCCAACTCCTTCGAACAGGCCGCCGACGAACTCTGCTTCATGCTCGGCCCGGTCCTCGCGGCCTTTCTGTGCGGGGCGTTGTTCCCGGAGGCAGGCACGCTGGTCGGGGCGGTCCTGATGATGACCGGGGTGCTCCTCTTCGCCGCCCAGCGATCGACCGAGCCGCCCGTCCGGCCCCGCGCCGAAGGGCTTCACAAGCGGGCCACGTCCCCGCTGCGCGCCCCCGGGATGCGCCCGCTGCTCGCCGTATGCCTGGCCACGGGCGCCGTGTTCGGGTCGATGGAGGTCGTCACGATCGCCTTCGCCGACGAGCGGGGACACCGGGCCGCTGCCGGTGCGGTCCTCGCCCTCCAGGCGGCCGGATCGTGCGCGGCCGGTCTGCTGTACGGGGCGCTGCGGCCGACCGGGCCCGCCGAGCGACGCCACCCCTGGTGCCTGGCCGCGATGACGGCACTGATGACACTGCCCCTGCTCGCCGCAGCCCTGACCGGCTCGCTCCTCGTCCTCGCGGGCGCGCTGCTCGTGGCCGGGACAGCTACCGCGCCCACCATGATCACGAACATGACCCTGGTCCAGAGCCGCACCCCCGAGGGCCGCCTGAACGAGGGCATGACCCTCGCGGTGACAGGCCTCCTCGGCGGCATAGCCTGCGGTTCGGCAGCCGGCGGCTGGGCGGCGGAACACGTCTCGCCCACAGCGGCATACGGCGTCCCGCTCACGGCGGCCACGAGCGCCCTCTTGCTGTCCCTGCTCACCCGCACGAACCGGAGCCCCGGTACTCACACGAGTCGGGGCCTCAGCACTCGCCCGAGCTGA
- a CDS encoding extracellular solute-binding protein, translated as MFTARWHGRCMAIAAATLVGALLTASCGNSDSGSGDGKTLRLWHYEGPDSAMGVAWKAAVEEFKATHPGVTVKVEEKGFEQIQKTAPMVLNSSDAPDLMEYNKGNATAGLLSTQGLLTDLSAEVTKRGWDKKLSAGVRTTSQYDTNGVMGSGSWYGVPNYAEYTMVFYNKELFKQHDIAVPTSFDELTAAMDKFVAEGITPLASAGAEYPAQQYLYQLALSKADRAWVDKYELYKGKTDFHDPAWTYGAETFADWVKKGYFGKNSSGLKAEDAGVSFIQGKSPILFSGSWWYGRFKSEAKFDWGTFLWPGSGLTLGSGGNLWVVPKGAKNKELAYDFIDITMSKKIQNLLGNKGGVPVAADPAAITDPQAKSLIADFNTLSDRDGLAFYPDWPVPGFYDVLVSEAQKLITGSAQPDAVLDSLQEAYDKGVPKT; from the coding sequence ATGTTCACGGCAAGATGGCATGGCAGGTGCATGGCGATAGCGGCAGCGACCCTGGTAGGGGCGCTGCTGACGGCCTCCTGCGGCAACTCCGACAGCGGATCGGGCGACGGGAAGACCCTACGCCTCTGGCACTACGAGGGCCCTGACAGCGCGATGGGCGTGGCATGGAAGGCGGCCGTCGAGGAGTTCAAGGCGACGCATCCGGGCGTCACGGTGAAGGTCGAGGAGAAGGGCTTCGAACAGATCCAGAAGACCGCCCCGATGGTCCTCAACTCCTCCGACGCGCCCGACCTGATGGAGTACAACAAGGGCAACGCGACGGCCGGCCTGCTCTCCACGCAGGGTCTGCTCACCGACCTGAGCGCCGAGGTGACCAAGCGCGGCTGGGACAAGAAGCTCAGCGCCGGTGTCCGCACCACCAGCCAGTACGACACCAACGGCGTGATGGGTTCCGGCAGTTGGTACGGCGTGCCCAACTACGCCGAGTACACGATGGTGTTCTACAACAAGGAACTCTTCAAGCAGCACGACATCGCCGTGCCGACCTCGTTCGACGAACTCACCGCCGCCATGGACAAGTTCGTGGCCGAGGGCATCACCCCGCTGGCGAGCGCGGGCGCCGAATACCCTGCCCAGCAGTACCTGTACCAACTCGCCCTGTCGAAGGCGGACCGCGCCTGGGTCGACAAGTACGAGCTGTACAAGGGGAAGACGGACTTCCATGACCCCGCCTGGACCTACGGCGCCGAGACCTTCGCCGACTGGGTGAAGAAGGGGTACTTCGGCAAGAACTCCAGCGGGCTGAAGGCGGAGGACGCCGGCGTCTCCTTCATCCAGGGCAAGAGCCCGATCCTGTTCTCCGGCAGCTGGTGGTACGGCCGCTTCAAGAGCGAGGCGAAGTTCGACTGGGGCACGTTCCTGTGGCCCGGCAGCGGCCTCACCCTCGGGTCCGGCGGCAACCTGTGGGTCGTCCCCAAGGGCGCGAAGAACAAGGAACTCGCCTACGACTTCATCGACATCACCATGTCGAAGAAGATCCAGAACCTGCTCGGCAACAAGGGCGGAGTCCCGGTGGCCGCCGACCCGGCCGCCATCACCGACCCGCAGGCCAAGTCGCTCATCGCCGACTTCAACACCCTCTCCGACCGGGACGGACTCGCCTTCTACCCCGACTGGCCGGTGCCCGGCTTCTACGACGTCCTCGTCTCCGAGGCCCAGAAGCTGATCACGGGCAGCGCCCAACCGGACGCGGTCCTCGACTCGTTGCAGGAGGCGTACGACAAGGGCGTACCGAAGACATGA
- a CDS encoding carbohydrate ABC transporter permease: protein MTVTVEPAGGRRRGRSANSPHRKGASRHHRDSYALFLLPGALAFLAVIVVPFLMNTGVSFTDWRGVGSPEWSGLANYRELMDDSEFWASFRHSLFMVVAMAAVPTAVGLVLAAALFDYVGKHFGSRWAAVLRACFYLPQVLPIAVAGIVWSWILAPDNGSLNELLKAVGLGSWQQDWLGDPDIALYSVMGVMVWVQLGFPLVVFMAGLQRVDPQLYEAAELDGAGWWRRFRHITLAQIRPEIYVVLTWCTIAALKVFGAVYVLTKGGPGGATNVPSYFSFTTFFEKTQVGYGAAVSTVLTVIILAVSLIGLKLQTRAEDAEDSPTGVRT from the coding sequence ATGACGGTCACCGTCGAACCGGCCGGCGGGCGGAGGCGCGGCCGGTCCGCCAACTCCCCTCACCGGAAAGGGGCTTCACGCCACCACCGGGACTCGTACGCCCTCTTCCTCCTCCCCGGCGCGCTCGCCTTCCTCGCCGTGATCGTCGTGCCGTTCCTGATGAACACCGGGGTGAGCTTCACCGACTGGCGGGGCGTGGGCTCCCCGGAGTGGTCGGGGCTCGCCAACTACCGCGAGCTGATGGACGATTCGGAGTTCTGGGCTTCGTTCCGGCACAGCCTGTTCATGGTGGTGGCGATGGCGGCCGTACCCACCGCGGTCGGACTCGTCCTGGCTGCCGCCCTGTTCGACTACGTCGGCAAGCACTTCGGGAGTCGCTGGGCGGCCGTGCTCCGCGCCTGCTTCTACCTCCCCCAGGTGCTGCCGATCGCGGTCGCCGGCATCGTCTGGAGCTGGATCCTCGCGCCCGACAACGGCTCGCTGAACGAGCTACTGAAGGCCGTCGGGCTGGGTTCCTGGCAGCAGGACTGGCTCGGCGACCCGGACATCGCGCTCTACAGCGTGATGGGCGTGATGGTCTGGGTGCAGCTCGGCTTCCCGCTGGTCGTCTTCATGGCGGGCCTGCAACGCGTCGACCCGCAGCTCTACGAGGCCGCCGAACTGGACGGCGCCGGCTGGTGGCGCCGCTTCCGGCACATCACGCTGGCCCAGATCCGCCCCGAGATCTACGTCGTCCTCACCTGGTGCACGATCGCCGCGCTGAAGGTGTTCGGCGCGGTGTACGTCCTGACGAAGGGCGGCCCGGGTGGCGCGACCAACGTGCCGTCCTACTTCTCCTTCACCACGTTCTTCGAGAAGACCCAGGTCGGCTACGGCGCCGCCGTCTCCACCGTCCTGACGGTGATCATCCTCGCCGTCTCGCTCATCGGCCTGAAGCTCCAGACCCGGGCCGAGGACGCCGAGGACTCACCGACAGGGGTACGGACATGA